A genomic stretch from Anaerohalosphaeraceae bacterium includes:
- a CDS encoding EpsI family protein: MNHNRKIWVSTVFACLLLAASGVVYHSTAVRLDALAKNPLLPAMPLSSFPVRIGPWEGEDQPLSETTLQIAGNDDYVNRVYRIPGTEEYAAFYVSYTSQPRTMLGHRPDLCYVGAGWNLEQTETRQIQTSDGQVIPVLLHTFRKPLPDLTRLIVLNYYLINGQATNDHRIFSGLRWRLPSFSRGQVRYVAQIQVASTSLTSVLSFTTLAAPLIASYMPTAQEEVLKN, encoded by the coding sequence GTGAATCACAACAGGAAAATATGGGTCAGTACGGTTTTTGCCTGTTTGCTTCTGGCTGCGTCGGGGGTTGTTTACCATTCTACCGCTGTGCGTTTAGATGCTCTGGCAAAAAATCCGCTGCTTCCTGCGATGCCTCTTTCATCTTTTCCTGTTCGGATTGGGCCTTGGGAGGGGGAGGACCAGCCGCTTAGCGAAACGACGCTGCAGATAGCCGGTAATGATGACTATGTGAATCGAGTATATCGGATACCAGGCACAGAGGAGTATGCGGCTTTTTATGTGTCTTATACCAGCCAGCCCCGCACGATGCTCGGTCACAGACCGGACCTTTGCTATGTGGGAGCCGGCTGGAATCTTGAGCAGACAGAAACTCGTCAAATTCAGACATCGGATGGACAGGTTATCCCTGTTCTTCTTCATACTTTTCGAAAACCGCTGCCGGATTTGACGCGTTTAATTGTCCTGAATTATTATTTAATTAACGGTCAGGCGACAAATGACCATCGTATTTTTTCCGGGCTTCGCTGGCGTCTTCCTTCCTTTTCACGCGGGCAGGTTCGTTATGTGGCTCAAATTCAGGTTGCCTCCACTTCTTTAACGTCGGTCCTTTCTTTTACAACTCTGGCGGCTCCCCTCATCGCGTCGTATATGCCGACGGCTCAGGAAGAGGTATTAAAGAATTAA